In Engraulis encrasicolus isolate BLACKSEA-1 chromosome 15, IST_EnEncr_1.0, whole genome shotgun sequence, the following proteins share a genomic window:
- the LOC134463585 gene encoding potassium voltage-gated channel subfamily G member 3-like, protein MKFGKNICILNVGGTKYAFSREIIKNFPLRRVSRLHNCSSEKEVLEVCDDYDRERNEFFFDRHAEAFVFIMLYVRSGRLRFAPQMCELSFYNEMIYWGLESSHLEFCCQRRLDDRMSDTFTYFCEEDVKPEEECREERTNTPVPSKWNITWVENLRRIFEEPASSVVAQIFAALSVIFVIISMVILCASTLPDWETAKHRKMEEHRVIEAVCISWFTAECVMRFLLSRDKCQFVRQPLNVIDMLAISPYYVLLVATALVGESLELQRAGILLCMLRMTRVFWLVKLARHFDGLQTLGRTLRHCRRELVMLLVFMCVAMAIFSALAQLLEHGLDLQHREVSASSNSQDYNSIPAASWWVIISMTTVGYGDMYPITVPGRVLGGVCVVSGIVLLSLPISFIYHSFLQCYHQQRFRQSTTSSRQSQSLSTVQ, encoded by the exons ATGAAGTTCGGAAAGAATATCTGTATTTTAAACGTCGGCGGTACTAAGTATGCGTTCTCTAGGGAAATCATAAAAAATTTCCCCCTTCGAAGAGTAAGCAGACTGCACAACTGCTCGTCCGAAAAAGAGGTCCTGGAGGTGTGTGACGATTATGACCGCGAGCGCAATGAGTTTTTCTTCGATAGACACGCGGAGGCTTTCGTGTTCATCATGCTGTACGTGCGTTCGGGGAGGCTGAGGTTCGCTCCGCAAATGTGCGAGCTCTCGTTCTACAACGAAATGATTTACTGGGGTCTGGAGAGTTCACACCTCGAGTTTTGTTGTCAGCGGCGACTCGACGACAGGATGTCCGATACGTTTACTTACTTTTGCGAGGAGGACGTCAAGCCGGAGGAAGAGTGCAGGGAAGAGAGGACGAACACTCCCGTCCCCAGTAAATGGAACATTACATGGGTAGAAAACCTGAGGAGGATTTTTGAGGAGCCGGCATCTTCTGTCGTGGCACAAATCTTTGCTGCCCTCTCTGTAATCTTTGTGATCATATCCATGGTTATTCTTTGTGCCAGTACTTTGCCTGACTGGGAAACAGCCAAACATAGAAAGATGGAGGAGCACAG GGTAATCGAGGCTGTCTGTATCAGCTGGTTCACCGCAGAGTGCGTCATGCGATTCCTCCTCTCCCGAGACAAGTGTCAGTTCGTCCGCCAGCCACTGAACGTCATCGACATGCTGGCCATCAGCCCCTACTACGTGCTGCTGGTTGCCACGGCGCTGGTCGGCGAGAGCCTGGAGCTGCAGCGGGCCGGCATCCTGCTGTGCATGCTGCGCATGACGCGTGTCTTCTGGCTGGTCAAACTGGCGCGCCACTTTGACGGCCTGCAGACGCTGGGCCGGACGCTGCGACACTGCCGGCGCGAGCTGGTCATGCTGCTGGTCTTCATGTGCGTCGCCATGGCGATCTTCAGCGCCCTGGCCCAGCTGCTGGAGCACGGCCTGGACCTGCAGC ATAGAGAAGTTTCTGCTTCTTCTAACAGCCAGGACTACAACAGCATCCCCGCCGCCAGCTGGTGGGTCATCATCTCCATGACGACAGTGGGCTACGGAGACATGTACCCCATCACGGTGCCGGGCCGGGTGCTGGGCGGGGTGTGCGTGGTGAGCGGCATCGTGCTGCTCTCGCTGCCCATCAGCTTCATCTACCACAGCTTCCTGCAGTGCTACCACCAGCAGCGCTTCCGCCAGTCCACCACCTCGTCTCGGCAGTCACAGAGCCTCTCTACTGTTCAATGA